The genomic stretch AGAAACAAGATGTGTATTTGTGAAATGACTGCGGAATAATCCAAAGAAGAACCTGATACTTGGAGTCATCAGGGACTATATATTCTTAACCTGTCAGTAAAACGAAATTTGGAGGAGTGGGATGTCTCCAAATTAAGGGATTTTTCAGATGTTAGGATTTTAGGCATTTTCAGATGAAGGCTAGTGGTATAAGACTATGGGACCATATGAGACCAATGTTAATTAAATTTAGCACCAGCATTCAGAACTTGGGAATATGAGCAGGATGTGAAGGGTTTTGATTTAACACCAGTTCCTGAGCATTTACTTAAATCTGGTTATGTGAATTGCTCCAGGTCACAGATATATTAGAGTATTTAATTCTGGAAGCTGGAACCTAGTTTCTGAACTTCTTGTCCAATGCATTTCCCATTGGACCAAACTAACGTGACTCTTCTGTGTTTGAAGATCTTGCAGAAATATTGActaaactgaaaattatttttcactgtttttggAAAACTGTGGGGGCAAGAGTGATAGTGATGGTTGTTTTACTGAGACCATATATCTTGAGCTCCCAACCCCCATGTCATTGAATTTAacccagttttttattttttgcagtggCATTTTGCTCTTCTAAATGAGATGCTCACCACAGTTCTCGCCAATAATTCTCATCTCTTCCCACATACTTTCTTCCTGGCTGGCATCCCAGGACTGACTGCTGCCCACATTTGGATCTCACTTCCCTTTTGCTTCATGTTCTTTCTGGCAGTGACTGGGAATAGTGCCATGCTTTTTCTCATCTGGACAGAACGCAGCCTTCACCAacccatgtttttctttcttgccatGCTCTCTTTTGTCGACCTGattctctccctctctactcTGCCCAAAATGCTGGCCATTTTCTGGTTTGATGCTACAGCCATCAGCTCCCACTCCTGTCTTTCCCAGATGTTTTTTATCCATGCATTCTCTGCCATGGAATCAGGAGTGCTGGTGGCCATGGCCCTGGACCGCTTtgtggccatctgtaagccaCTGCGTTATGCAACTATTCTTACCCCGGTTGTTGTCACCAAGATTGGAGGCCTGGTGGTGCTGCGAGGTGTGGTATTAACCATCTCCTTTCCAAGCCTGGCCCATCGGCTGCCCTACTGTGGCTCCCACACGATTGCCTATACCTACTGTGAGCATATGGCAGTGGTGAAGCTGGCCTGTGGGGCCACCACAGTGGATAACCTCTATGCTTTTGCTGTGGCAATCTTTCTTGGTGTGGGAGATGTGGCCTTTATTGCCTACTCCTATGGGCAGATTGTAAGGACagtaattcatttttcttcacctGAGACACGTGCTAAAGCAGGCAGCACATGTACAGCTCATGTCTGCGTCATCCTCTTCTTCTATGTACCAGGCTTTCTTTCTGTGATCATGCAGCGTTTTGGCCCATCCACAGCCTCTGCTGCCAAGGTCATCCTTGCCAATCTCTACCTTCTCTTTCCCCCTGCACTGGATCCCATTGTCTATGGGATCAAGACCAAGCAGATCCGGGAGCAgctgtttaaaattataaacccCAAGAGGATTGATCCCACCTGAGTACAGTTCTCATCAGCTAGACTTCATGGGCCAGGGTGACCATCCCCTGGGGGGTGGGAACCCCATAGCCCAGGTCATTTACCTGGAGGGGACAGTGAAGAGAAGGCAAATAAAGCTATCCTGGGTGTTTGGAAGTTGGAAAATCTCTCCTGAGGCCTATGGTGTTTAGATATTGGGATGGAAAACTGAGAAGGCTAGGGGTATCTCAACTGATCa from Rhinolophus ferrumequinum isolate MPI-CBG mRhiFer1 chromosome 11, mRhiFer1_v1.p, whole genome shotgun sequence encodes the following:
- the LOC117029695 gene encoding olfactory receptor 52K1-like — its product is MLTTVLANNSHLFPHTFFLAGIPGLTAAHIWISLPFCFMFFLAVTGNSAMLFLIWTERSLHQPMFFFLAMLSFVDLILSLSTLPKMLAIFWFDATAISSHSCLSQMFFIHAFSAMESGVLVAMALDRFVAICKPLRYATILTPVVVTKIGGLVVLRGVVLTISFPSLAHRLPYCGSHTIAYTYCEHMAVVKLACGATTVDNLYAFAVAIFLGVGDVAFIAYSYGQIVRTVIHFSSPETRAKAGSTCTAHVCVILFFYVPGFLSVIMQRFGPSTASAAKVILANLYLLFPPALDPIVYGIKTKQIREQLFKIINPKRIDPT